One genomic window of Candidatus Pseudobacter hemicellulosilyticus includes the following:
- a CDS encoding RagB/SusD family nutrient uptake outer membrane protein produces the protein MSNASGVPGISGTAGLAMLTGLSGDELVLFSGVSDSRLNAYYRNELRSTAAQSIGTELWVGVGGLGWYTYIFSCNAAIEGLSASNALTPAVKQQLLGEARFLRAFFYFYLVNLYGNVPLILTTDPSVNAVSRQATAQQVYEQIVSDLKDAVDLLSIDYLNGSLVRYPGVAERVRPTKWAAAALLARTYLYLGNYQEAGKYAEDVINQQSLFQLAGLDDVFIKGSTEAIWQLQPVKTGRNTEEAFAFVLGANGPTPSANLNPVYLSTQLLNDFTADDQRRFNKHWIDSVIVLGTTYYFPFKYKQKQTTESPTEYLMILRLGEIFLIRAEARARAGLVEEGLLDLNTVRSRAGAAALAITDPAVLLEAVWQERKRELFTEMGHRWLDLKRTNKVNAVMQQMTPLKGGVWQSTDQLYPIPFSDIQKNGNLVQNPGYEQ, from the coding sequence ATGAGTAATGCTTCCGGAGTACCTGGGATTTCTGGTACAGCAGGATTAGCTATGTTGACCGGGCTTTCAGGAGATGAGCTGGTATTATTTAGCGGGGTATCTGATAGCCGCCTCAATGCATATTATAGGAATGAGTTACGTTCTACCGCCGCACAAAGCATTGGCACCGAATTATGGGTTGGGGTTGGTGGACTGGGCTGGTATACTTATATCTTTAGTTGCAATGCTGCTATCGAAGGGCTTTCTGCCTCCAATGCGCTTACGCCGGCAGTTAAACAGCAGCTTCTTGGTGAAGCCCGGTTTTTAAGGGCTTTTTTTTATTTTTACCTTGTTAATCTTTACGGCAATGTCCCACTTATTTTAACAACTGATCCCAGTGTAAATGCAGTTTCCAGGCAGGCTACTGCTCAACAGGTATATGAGCAGATTGTTTCAGACCTGAAGGATGCTGTAGATTTGTTAAGCATAGATTATTTAAATGGTAGCCTGGTTAGGTATCCAGGGGTAGCGGAGCGGGTTCGTCCTACAAAATGGGCCGCGGCTGCTTTGTTGGCCCGGACCTATTTGTATCTGGGTAATTACCAGGAGGCCGGTAAATATGCGGAAGATGTCATCAATCAGCAATCTTTGTTCCAGTTGGCTGGCCTGGATGATGTATTTATAAAAGGGAGCACTGAAGCAATCTGGCAATTACAGCCTGTAAAAACAGGTCGAAATACAGAGGAAGCATTTGCATTCGTTCTTGGTGCCAATGGTCCTACCCCAAGCGCAAATCTGAACCCTGTATATCTAAGTACACAATTGCTGAATGATTTTACTGCTGATGATCAAAGACGATTCAATAAGCATTGGATAGACAGCGTCATTGTCTTAGGCACCACTTATTATTTTCCTTTTAAGTATAAGCAAAAGCAAACCACAGAAAGTCCTACGGAATACCTAATGATCCTCAGATTAGGCGAAATATTCCTAATAAGGGCAGAGGCAAGGGCCAGGGCTGGCCTTGTAGAAGAAGGATTGTTGGATTTGAATACTGTTCGTTCAAGAGCAGGGGCAGCTGCGCTGGCTATTACTGATCCAGCTGTTTTGCTGGAAGCTGTATGGCAGGAAAGAAAAAGGGAGCTGTTTACTGAAATGGGGCATCGTTGGTTAGATCTTAAGAGAACCAATAAAGTGAATGCTGTCATGCAGCAAATGACTCCTTTGAAAGGTGGTGTCTGGCAGTCGACAGATCAGTTATATCCCATTCCATTCAGTGATATACAAAAGAATGGAAATTTGGTACAAAACCCCGGTTACGAACAATAA
- a CDS encoding SusC/RagA family TonB-linked outer membrane protein produces the protein MKKFVNSILFLLILISLQASGNASRQEITISVKDKPLLTVIGTIQKKTALRFFYPMDVIKYKSKPVTLTFSGNVFTLLDKIFSQQPGIEYIQKEKYIVIRERIVAAPQLFNNMLEVRDNPIDVTGRVINENGDPVVGATIQVRGTTIATATNGDGVFQLRQIAANATILITAVNILPTERPVKGQKNMLVEVKGKTGKLDEVQIIAYGTTTRRLNTSNSVTITAKDIEKQPVTNPLLSLQGRVPGLFVLQPSGLAGSSVKVQVQGINSITSGNNPLYVIDGVPIISELPSTVIDAVLGPAGPNYSGNGNPLNYINIADIESIDVLKDADATAIYGSRAANGAILITTKKGKVGQMQLNVNMQTGWGQVGQKLDMLNTRQYLDMRYEAFRNDGINWKSPSIAADDLKVWDTTRYTDWQEELIGNTSRLSNISANVSGGNSTVRYLFGATYHKETTVFPIPSDFSNEKIGANASITANSTDNRFRFQFSGNYMFDRNQLPGFDLTQEALLLEPNAPSLLNADGTLNWAPNAAGASTFYGNPMRKVLVKYRNNTYNLISNVVAGYKLFPFLELSSSFGYNSMRTNDIRALPLILEIPENRANSLRAADYGTRNIDSWIIEPQLKFNTDISKGRMELLFGGTILNLKTTAGYLYGTGHLNDELLENVDAAATLTSQYALQSEYKYNALFGRLNYNWEDKYLINISLRRDGSSRFGGANRLHNFYSIGAGWIFSNESFFNDNIDFISFGKLKGSYGTTGNDQIGDYRFLSLYNFPTIEIPYQGVVSLMPAGLPNPHLQWEETKKLQVGMELGFLKDNILLNVFYVRNRSSNQLLDYNLPAIAGFTSYLVNFPAVVQNRNWEFSVNSRNLQHNNFSWRSNFNLTIPQNELLSFPELSASTYANLLVVGHPLTVSKSYRFSRVDPASGKYQFLTSKGEGTNTPNPSTDLTALVNKLPKFYGGFQNTLTYKGIQLDFLFQFVKQMGYNDALFWNGSRLPGSFYGGLSNQSVSVLDRWQKIGDKKPIEKFTTSNNFFAEVISSDYRFTDASFIRLKNVALSWELPVAWLRKAGFKKANLYVHAQNLFTITSYSGLDPETQSMISLPPLRIVTVGTQLSL, from the coding sequence ATGAAAAAATTCGTGAACTCAATCCTCTTTCTGCTTATTTTGATCAGTCTCCAAGCCAGCGGTAATGCCAGCAGGCAGGAGATAACTATTTCTGTAAAAGATAAACCGTTGTTGACGGTAATAGGTACGATCCAGAAAAAGACTGCTCTCCGTTTTTTCTACCCCATGGATGTAATAAAATATAAATCCAAGCCCGTAACGCTCACTTTTAGCGGGAATGTTTTTACACTTCTTGATAAAATATTCAGTCAGCAGCCGGGTATTGAATATATTCAAAAGGAAAAATATATAGTTATCCGGGAACGCATAGTAGCCGCGCCCCAGCTCTTTAATAATATGCTGGAAGTCCGGGATAATCCTATTGACGTAACTGGTCGGGTGATCAATGAAAATGGTGATCCGGTAGTAGGTGCAACTATCCAGGTGAGAGGCACTACCATAGCAACGGCTACTAATGGAGATGGGGTTTTTCAATTAAGGCAGATTGCCGCCAATGCCACGATCCTGATTACAGCAGTCAACATACTACCCACGGAAAGACCAGTAAAAGGGCAGAAAAATATGCTGGTAGAGGTCAAAGGCAAAACAGGGAAGCTTGATGAGGTCCAGATAATTGCTTACGGGACAACCACCAGGAGATTGAATACCAGTAATTCCGTTACCATAACGGCAAAGGATATTGAGAAGCAGCCTGTAACAAACCCTCTCCTAAGCCTGCAGGGCCGGGTTCCCGGCTTATTTGTTTTACAGCCTTCCGGGCTGGCCGGAAGTAGTGTCAAAGTGCAGGTGCAGGGTATTAATAGTATCACAAGTGGCAATAATCCGCTGTATGTGATTGATGGTGTTCCTATTATTTCAGAATTGCCTTCTACAGTTATAGATGCGGTATTAGGACCAGCCGGTCCCAATTATAGTGGAAATGGTAATCCGCTTAACTATATCAATATTGCTGATATTGAAAGTATCGATGTGTTAAAAGATGCAGATGCTACTGCCATCTACGGCTCCCGGGCGGCTAATGGCGCTATTCTGATCACTACGAAAAAAGGAAAAGTTGGTCAGATGCAGCTGAATGTTAATATGCAGACGGGATGGGGTCAGGTTGGTCAAAAGCTGGATATGCTAAATACAAGACAGTATTTGGATATGCGGTATGAAGCATTCAGAAATGATGGGATAAACTGGAAAAGTCCTTCAATAGCGGCTGACGATCTGAAAGTTTGGGATACTACCCGATATACAGACTGGCAGGAGGAATTGATTGGAAATACATCCCGTTTGTCAAATATCAGTGCAAATGTATCGGGTGGCAATTCAACGGTACGCTACCTGTTTGGGGCTACTTATCACAAGGAAACAACTGTATTTCCTATTCCCAGCGATTTTTCGAATGAAAAAATAGGTGCTAATGCCAGTATAACTGCCAATTCTACGGATAACAGGTTTCGCTTTCAGTTTTCGGGTAACTATATGTTTGACAGGAACCAACTGCCAGGATTTGATCTAACGCAGGAAGCGCTACTGCTGGAGCCCAACGCTCCTTCTCTTTTGAATGCCGACGGCACGTTGAACTGGGCGCCTAATGCTGCAGGAGCTTCTACGTTTTATGGTAATCCAATGCGCAAAGTGCTTGTGAAGTACCGCAATAACACCTACAACCTCATCAGTAATGTGGTAGCCGGGTACAAACTTTTTCCTTTTCTTGAGTTGAGCAGTAGTTTTGGTTACAATAGTATGAGGACTAATGATATAAGAGCCTTGCCGCTGATCCTTGAAATTCCGGAGAATCGAGCAAATTCGCTTCGGGCAGCTGATTATGGAACCAGGAATATTGATTCCTGGATCATTGAACCACAACTGAAATTCAATACTGATATTAGCAAGGGTAGAATGGAATTGCTTTTTGGGGGTACCATCCTTAACTTAAAAACAACTGCCGGATACCTCTACGGTACGGGACATTTGAACGATGAACTTTTGGAGAATGTGGATGCTGCAGCAACGCTCACTTCACAATATGCACTACAATCAGAGTACAAATACAATGCATTGTTCGGCAGGTTAAATTATAACTGGGAGGATAAATACCTTATAAATATATCCCTGCGTAGGGATGGAAGCTCCCGCTTTGGCGGCGCCAACCGGTTGCATAATTTTTATTCCATAGGCGCCGGCTGGATCTTTTCCAATGAATCTTTTTTTAATGATAATATTGATTTTATAAGTTTTGGTAAACTGAAAGGCAGTTATGGTACAACCGGAAATGATCAGATAGGCGATTACCGTTTTCTTAGCTTATATAATTTCCCCACCATTGAAATACCCTACCAGGGAGTAGTAAGTTTAATGCCAGCCGGCCTGCCTAACCCGCATCTTCAATGGGAAGAAACAAAGAAGTTGCAGGTTGGGATGGAGTTAGGATTTTTAAAGGATAATATCTTGCTGAATGTTTTTTATGTCAGGAATAGGTCTTCCAATCAGTTGCTGGATTATAATCTGCCTGCTATAGCTGGCTTTACCAGTTATCTTGTTAATTTTCCTGCTGTAGTACAGAACAGGAATTGGGAGTTTTCCGTGAATTCAAGAAACCTGCAGCATAATAATTTTTCCTGGAGATCTAATTTTAACCTCACCATTCCCCAAAACGAACTGCTTTCCTTCCCGGAACTTTCCGCCTCTACTTATGCAAATCTTTTGGTGGTAGGCCATCCGCTTACTGTTAGCAAAAGTTACCGGTTTTCACGGGTTGATCCAGCCTCCGGAAAATACCAGTTCCTGACCAGTAAAGGGGAAGGTACCAATACTCCAAATCCTTCCACAGATCTGACAGCGCTGGTCAATAAATTGCCAAAATTCTACGGTGGCTTCCAGAATACCTTAACCTATAAAGGCATTCAGTTGGATTTCCTGTTCCAGTTTGTAAAGCAAATGGGCTATAATGATGCGCTGTTCTGGAACGGTTCAAGGTTGCCTGGCAGTTTTTATGGCGGGCTTAGTAATCAATCTGTTTCTGTCCTAGACAGGTGGCAGAAAATTGGCGATAAGAAACCTATCGAAAAGTTTACTACCAGCAATAATTTTTTTGCAGAGGTGATCTCCAGTGATTATAGATTTACCGATGCTTCTTTTATAAGACTGAAGAATGTGGCGCTTTCCTGGGAATTACCTGTAGCATGGTTGCGTAAAGCCGGCTTTAAGAAAGCCAATCTGTATGTTCATGCGCAGAATCTTTTCACTATTACCAGTTACAGTGGATTAGATCCGGAAACACAAAGCATGATTTCCCTGCCGCCATTACGAATAGTAACTGTCGGTACTCAATTATCCCTTTAG
- a CDS encoding FecR domain-containing protein, whose amino-acid sequence MNKNAERAAWLMARDLDGVITAIERQELLSMMGDPELYLSLRNEFANEKSRKIAIADHWLTGERLTQKLADRLNRKIAADADPYRIEPTYTNKRIVRSLWFIGAAACVIAILILLSPAPTIKQDKDKPVVNRFKNDIPPGEQKATLTLSDGSKIVLEQMPDGIIEPERGVRIQKLVDGQLVYKTVSGNPVRAGAMNTVTTPKGGKYRVVLPDGTAVQMNADSRIDYPTVFSGDERKVSIIGEAYFEVKKSKKPFKVVVNELEINVLGTSFTVNAYPDEPAIKTSLLTGAVRLDTEKDLTDRSSGVLLRPGQQALFPAGVLKRKEKKINIISIPEDAVAWIDGELAFEDRPLEEILRTLARWYDVKLEYKPGKLRSNFSLRIPDNESLSNVLSILEMTRYVQFEIDGHTVIVHPQ is encoded by the coding sequence ATGAACAAGAATGCAGAAAGGGCTGCTTGGTTGATGGCCAGGGACTTGGATGGTGTCATTACAGCAATAGAAAGGCAGGAATTATTGTCGATGATGGGGGACCCTGAGCTGTATTTATCACTACGAAATGAGTTCGCCAATGAAAAAAGCAGAAAGATTGCCATTGCAGATCATTGGCTTACTGGAGAACGGCTGACGCAAAAGTTGGCTGATCGATTGAACAGGAAAATTGCTGCGGATGCTGATCCTTACCGCATTGAACCTACATACACTAATAAGCGCATTGTCCGATCGCTTTGGTTTATCGGCGCTGCGGCTTGTGTTATAGCCATTTTAATACTGCTTAGTCCTGCCCCAACCATAAAACAGGATAAAGATAAGCCTGTCGTTAACCGGTTTAAAAACGATATTCCCCCAGGAGAGCAAAAAGCTACCCTGACCCTTTCTGATGGCAGTAAAATTGTCCTGGAGCAAATGCCTGATGGAATAATAGAGCCTGAACGTGGCGTCCGGATCCAGAAATTGGTAGATGGACAATTGGTTTATAAGACTGTTTCGGGTAATCCGGTCAGAGCCGGTGCTATGAATACGGTGACAACGCCCAAAGGGGGTAAGTATCGGGTGGTGCTTCCGGATGGCACTGCTGTACAAATGAACGCTGATTCCCGCATTGATTATCCTACGGTTTTTTCCGGAGATGAAAGGAAAGTCTCAATCATTGGGGAGGCGTATTTTGAAGTAAAAAAGAGCAAGAAACCTTTCAAAGTAGTTGTAAACGAATTGGAGATAAATGTATTAGGAACCAGCTTTACTGTTAATGCTTATCCTGATGAACCAGCTATAAAAACATCTTTATTAACGGGAGCGGTCAGACTTGATACGGAAAAAGATCTTACTGACAGGTCATCCGGTGTATTGCTCAGACCAGGTCAGCAAGCATTGTTTCCTGCTGGGGTTTTAAAGAGGAAGGAGAAAAAAATTAATATTATTTCTATTCCGGAAGATGCTGTAGCCTGGATTGATGGGGAATTAGCATTTGAAGACCGGCCATTGGAAGAAATTCTTCGGACGCTGGCGCGCTGGTATGATGTCAAACTTGAATATAAGCCAGGGAAATTACGGTCAAATTTTTCACTGCGAATACCGGATAATGAGAGCCTTTCCAACGTACTTTCCATTTTAGAGATGACAAGGTACGTACAGTTTGAAATTGATGGGCATACAGTAATTGTGCATCCCCAATAA
- a CDS encoding sigma-70 family RNA polymerase sigma factor — protein sequence MEVVDNIFKLEQAEFKEIWRKHYGHIYGFAHSFIPNREQAEDLTVEVFVKFWKISSNFQGKDEIEIRKFLLVTTKNLCIDYLRRQQTETSRNKKLLNIIKDEVAVERMHFKETVRIEMIHKESEKQDLVQMIMQLADQLPKGCKKVFELSFYGGKTNEEISKILRIDYYTVGNQKWKALQIIRKAIDNKKIAGLLFLVSILRIISCLPLLYVPE from the coding sequence ATGGAGGTTGTTGATAATATTTTTAAGTTGGAGCAAGCGGAGTTTAAAGAAATATGGCGAAAGCATTATGGCCATATTTATGGTTTCGCGCACAGTTTCATTCCTAATCGTGAACAGGCGGAGGATCTGACAGTAGAGGTATTTGTCAAATTCTGGAAAATTTCTTCAAACTTTCAAGGGAAAGATGAGATTGAAATAAGGAAATTCCTGCTTGTTACTACAAAAAATCTTTGTATTGATTATTTAAGGCGCCAGCAAACGGAAACTTCACGAAATAAGAAACTATTGAATATTATAAAAGATGAAGTTGCCGTCGAAAGAATGCATTTTAAGGAAACTGTCAGGATAGAGATGATCCATAAGGAAAGTGAGAAGCAGGACTTAGTGCAAATGATCATGCAGCTTGCAGATCAGTTGCCTAAAGGCTGTAAAAAGGTTTTTGAACTTTCATTTTATGGTGGCAAAACCAATGAAGAAATTAGTAAAATACTGCGGATCGATTATTACACAGTTGGTAATCAGAAGTGGAAGGCGCTGCAGATCATCCGAAAGGCCATTGATAATAAGAAGATTGCAGGCCTATTGTTTTTGGTTTCGATACTTAGAATAATCAGCTGTTTACCGCTATTATACGTACCCGAATGA
- a CDS encoding FISUMP domain-containing protein: MRHLLLISSVLAFFFCGCKKDDAPPTLPTVATSPVSGISGSTATGGGVISDNGNADITASGVCWSRTNNMPTITDDTTKGGIASGNFTVQLNNLQPSTTYYVRAYAINSVGTAYGEVVTFNTGNGVPEARMLSFEGQAAITNKIKISFTYYDAENDPQGGTTYQWIIAANAADTVSSTGTAINGATDSVYTIAAGDLNKFLRVTITPKSSAGASTGNATHSKWVGPVGPEPTSVTFTYNGQEVTYGIITSPTTGNKWLDRNLGASQVATSSTDYLAYGDLFQWGRPADGHQLMNWSSSTTGLPLSNTTETKYSSNIPNGSLFVITNTEPYDWVNPINYDRWAANAKGVCPFSWHIPNETEWKAEGKSAITAINLTNGGQRAFCCGGILVQTGTQGYYWSSTNLSGQISYFTLSGGTVPAANIANAGYSVRCIKD; encoded by the coding sequence ATGAGACATTTACTGCTAATTAGCTCTGTGTTAGCTTTTTTCTTTTGTGGATGTAAAAAGGACGATGCTCCTCCTACCCTACCAACAGTAGCCACCTCCCCTGTTTCTGGAATTTCCGGGTCTACTGCCACCGGCGGGGGGGTGATATCAGACAATGGGAATGCCGATATTACTGCCAGCGGCGTATGTTGGAGCAGAACTAACAATATGCCTACCATCACTGATGACACAACAAAAGGGGGCATAGCTTCCGGCAATTTCACTGTACAACTGAATAATCTTCAACCAAGCACCACTTATTATGTGCGAGCTTATGCCATCAACAGTGTAGGAACTGCTTATGGAGAGGTAGTAACCTTCAATACCGGAAATGGCGTTCCGGAAGCCAGAATGCTTTCTTTTGAAGGACAAGCAGCCATCACTAATAAAATAAAAATATCTTTCACGTATTATGATGCGGAGAATGACCCACAGGGAGGGACTACCTATCAATGGATTATTGCAGCCAATGCTGCCGACACCGTCAGTTCCACAGGCACTGCCATCAATGGCGCAACAGATAGCGTCTACACTATTGCGGCCGGTGATTTGAATAAGTTTTTACGTGTAACCATTACCCCCAAATCATCAGCAGGAGCTAGTACAGGAAACGCTACACACTCTAAATGGGTAGGCCCGGTAGGTCCTGAACCAACATCTGTAACATTTACATATAATGGCCAAGAAGTGACTTACGGGATCATTACCAGTCCTACAACTGGTAATAAATGGCTGGATAGAAATCTTGGAGCTTCACAAGTGGCCACCAGTTCAACGGATTATCTTGCTTATGGAGATTTGTTTCAGTGGGGACGCCCAGCAGATGGACATCAATTAATGAATTGGTCGAGTTCGACAACTGGTTTGCCACTATCTAACACAACTGAAACCAAATATTCTTCCAATATTCCGAATGGAAGCCTTTTTGTTATTACAAACACTGAGCCTTACGATTGGGTGAATCCAATTAACTATGATAGATGGGCCGCTAATGCAAAGGGAGTTTGTCCCTTTAGTTGGCATATTCCAAATGAAACTGAATGGAAAGCAGAAGGAAAAAGCGCAATAACTGCTATAAATTTAACGAATGGAGGTCAGCGTGCGTTCTGTTGTGGGGGCATTTTGGTGCAAACGGGTACTCAAGGATATTATTGGAGTTCGACAAACTTATCTGGCCAAATATCATATTTCACACTTTCGGGAGGTACGGTACCAGCAGCAAATATTGCAAATGCGGGATATTCAGTAAGATGTATAAAAGATTAA
- a CDS encoding redoxin family protein — MKYLCLIFFVACLSAGCKEDKVQEPYKTGMEGQLLPDIVIQMADSVSYFHTAAATAGKPQLLFYYSPTCPYCRAQMRDMINHLEKWDDHQIYVVTNADLASMKKFTDYFKLSQQKGIIYGRDTGSVIAKKYHLMGVPFTATFDENKNLKAAYVGRLNAKSLLSIQ, encoded by the coding sequence ATGAAATACTTATGTTTAATATTTTTTGTTGCTTGTTTATCTGCAGGTTGCAAAGAGGATAAAGTGCAGGAGCCTTATAAAACGGGTATGGAAGGACAACTTCTACCTGATATAGTTATTCAAATGGCTGATAGTGTGAGCTACTTTCATACTGCTGCTGCAACAGCTGGTAAGCCTCAATTACTCTTCTACTACAGCCCAACCTGTCCCTATTGCCGTGCTCAAATGCGCGATATGATCAATCATTTGGAAAAGTGGGATGATCACCAGATCTATGTAGTGACCAATGCTGACTTGGCATCAATGAAGAAGTTTACTGATTATTTTAAGTTGAGCCAGCAAAAAGGGATAATCTATGGTAGAGATACGGGGAGTGTCATTGCTAAAAAGTATCATCTAATGGGCGTTCCATTTACGGCTACTTTTGATGAAAATAAGAACTTGAAAGCGGCATATGTGGGAAGGCTCAATGCCAAGTCATTGCTTTCAATTCAATAA